From Agromyces sp. SYSU T00194, a single genomic window includes:
- a CDS encoding cation:proton antiporter: MELLLVFAVVLLVAILISGLAHRTVLSTTVLFLVAGFLVGDGMAGFVHFDTDDPTVEIISSLALFVVLFTDGQQVGLRELREAWRLPGRALLLGMPLTFVISALLGVWLVGLDWTQALLVAAVLAPTDPVFASAIVGRGEIPYRVRHLLGVESGLNDGLALPVVLFLIAAVGGPDAEPLQLLEELSLGIVVGIVVPLVVSWLVRRRMFSRTPLYASLTPVAVGLLVLGICELTHANLYLAAFAAGITIATAAPEMREAYREFGEQFTELIKLLAVLMFGALISPAFLADVPLGGYVFAILLLIVARPVAVEVSLIGSGMPWQERLTAAWFGPKGFASVLYGILVLQSGAPDADAMFHIIVVAIVISIVAHSSTDVPIAGYFARRYREESREPATTADPHQDAAEPPGDASDDTAPRS, from the coding sequence GTGGAACTCCTCCTCGTCTTCGCCGTCGTCCTGCTGGTCGCGATCCTGATCTCGGGACTCGCGCACCGCACCGTGCTGTCGACGACCGTGCTGTTCCTCGTCGCGGGGTTCCTGGTCGGCGACGGCATGGCCGGGTTCGTGCACTTCGACACGGACGACCCGACCGTGGAGATCATCTCCTCCCTCGCGCTGTTCGTCGTGCTGTTCACCGACGGCCAGCAGGTCGGCCTCCGCGAGCTGCGCGAGGCGTGGCGGCTGCCGGGTCGTGCGCTGCTGCTCGGGATGCCCCTGACCTTCGTCATCTCGGCGCTGCTCGGCGTCTGGCTGGTCGGCCTGGACTGGACGCAGGCGCTGCTCGTCGCCGCGGTGCTCGCGCCGACCGACCCGGTGTTCGCGTCGGCGATCGTCGGGCGCGGCGAGATCCCGTACCGGGTGCGGCACCTGCTCGGCGTGGAGTCCGGGCTGAACGACGGCCTCGCGCTGCCGGTCGTGCTGTTCCTCATCGCCGCGGTCGGCGGGCCCGACGCCGAGCCGCTCCAGCTCCTCGAGGAGCTCTCGCTCGGCATCGTCGTGGGCATCGTCGTGCCGCTCGTCGTCAGCTGGCTCGTGCGCCGGCGGATGTTCTCGCGCACCCCGCTCTACGCATCGCTCACGCCGGTCGCGGTCGGGCTGCTGGTGCTGGGCATCTGCGAGCTCACCCACGCGAACCTCTACCTCGCCGCCTTCGCCGCGGGCATCACGATCGCCACCGCCGCACCCGAGATGCGCGAGGCGTACCGCGAGTTCGGCGAGCAGTTCACCGAGCTCATCAAGCTGCTCGCGGTGCTCATGTTCGGCGCGCTCATCTCGCCCGCGTTCCTCGCGGACGTGCCGCTCGGCGGGTACGTGTTCGCGATCCTCCTGCTGATCGTCGCGCGGCCGGTCGCCGTCGAGGTCTCGCTCATCGGCAGCGGCATGCCGTGGCAGGAGCGGCTCACCGCCGCGTGGTTCGGGCCCAAGGGGTTCGCGTCGGTGCTCTACGGCATCCTGGTGCTGCAGTCGGGCGCGCCCGACGCCGACGCGATGTTCCACATCATCGTCGTCGCCATCGTCATCTCGATCGTCGCGCACTCCTCGACGGACGTGCCGATCGCGGGCTACTTCGCCCGCCGGTACCGCGAGGAGTCACGCGAGCCGGCGACCACGGCGGATCCGCATCAGGACGCGGCGGAACCGCCGGGCGATGCATCCGACGACACCGCCCCGCGGTCGTAG
- a CDS encoding glutamine amidotransferase-related protein: MRTVLVVRHDTAIGLGNLGPVLERRGYRIVFADAPAGEVPAVEPLAHDLVLVLGGDESATDLGRYPYLADELELLRARIAAEAPVLGVCLGAQLLARALGARVYTGPAPEVGWIDVVPTPAGARSPVRHVSGVPVVQWHHDSFDLPDGVTRLAGSAQYPNQAFGRGDWLLAVQFHPEVTEQIHEDWIALWGDDLPGYGLSVGRLREERGRYGERMQEASAALLEAYLDGIEQPARSTAA, from the coding sequence GTGCGCACGGTGCTCGTCGTGCGCCACGACACGGCCATCGGGCTCGGCAACCTCGGGCCCGTGCTCGAACGCCGCGGGTACCGCATCGTGTTCGCCGACGCCCCCGCCGGCGAGGTCCCGGCCGTCGAGCCGCTCGCGCACGACCTCGTGCTCGTGCTGGGCGGCGACGAGTCGGCGACCGACCTCGGCCGGTACCCGTACCTCGCCGACGAGCTCGAACTGCTGCGCGCGCGCATCGCCGCCGAGGCCCCCGTGCTCGGGGTCTGCCTCGGTGCGCAGCTGCTCGCACGTGCGCTCGGCGCCCGGGTCTACACCGGACCGGCGCCCGAGGTCGGCTGGATCGACGTCGTGCCGACCCCCGCGGGTGCGCGCTCGCCCGTGCGCCACGTCTCCGGCGTGCCCGTCGTGCAGTGGCACCACGACTCGTTCGACCTGCCCGACGGGGTGACGCGGCTCGCCGGTTCGGCGCAGTACCCGAACCAGGCGTTCGGCCGCGGCGACTGGCTGCTCGCCGTGCAGTTCCACCCCGAGGTCACCGAGCAGATCCACGAGGACTGGATCGCGCTCTGGGGCGACGACCTGCCCGGGTACGGGCTCAGCGTCGGGCGGCTGCGCGAGGAGCGCGGCCGGTACGGCGAGCGGATGCAGGAGGCATCCGCCGCCCTGCTCGAGGCGTACCTCGACGGCATCGAGCAGCCGGCGCGCAGCACCGCGGCCTGA
- a CDS encoding TrkH family potassium uptake protein, protein MRTEVGERATGLRRARNFASGLAESSPARFAILIFTALILILTAVLALPISAADRSATPLADALFTAVSAICVTGLVTVDMATHWSTFGNVAILLGLQVGGIGVLTLASILGLVVSRRLGLRQKLIAASDTNPMRTHAGPIAESQAVRLGEIGGLLTTVAVSVLAIELVLTALIVPHLLILGWEPWPAIWKGFYFAASAFTNTGFVPTVEGMAPFAEDVWMLTVIGFGVLLGSVGFPVIFALARKARFRARLSVHVKLTLVTTLGLLVVGAAFIGTLEWNHQPTLGSQDPWFRPITATFLSMMTRSGGFSTVDVAQMNGSTLLGMDMLMFVGGGSASTAGGIKVTTLAVLFLAAFAEARGDQSMNVFERRIPNDVLRLSVSVVLWGATIVATAAIAVLHITKEPLDVVLFDTISAFATCGLSTDLPARSPDSVKYILSATMWAGRVGTVTLAAALAASQRRQLFRRPEERPIVG, encoded by the coding sequence ATGCGCACGGAGGTCGGGGAGCGCGCCACGGGCCTGCGCCGCGCGCGCAACTTCGCCTCGGGACTCGCGGAGAGCTCGCCCGCGCGATTCGCCATCCTCATCTTCACGGCGCTGATCCTCATCCTCACCGCGGTGCTCGCCCTGCCGATCTCCGCCGCCGACCGCTCGGCCACCCCGCTCGCCGACGCGCTCTTCACGGCGGTCAGCGCCATCTGCGTGACCGGCCTGGTCACGGTCGACATGGCGACGCACTGGTCGACGTTCGGCAATGTGGCCATCCTGCTCGGCCTCCAGGTCGGCGGCATCGGCGTGCTGACGCTCGCGTCGATCCTCGGCCTCGTCGTGTCGCGCCGGCTCGGCCTGCGCCAGAAGCTCATCGCGGCCAGCGACACGAACCCGATGCGCACCCACGCCGGTCCCATCGCGGAGAGCCAGGCCGTGCGGCTCGGGGAGATCGGCGGGCTGCTCACCACGGTCGCCGTGAGCGTGCTGGCGATCGAGCTCGTGCTCACCGCCCTGATCGTGCCGCACCTGCTGATCCTCGGCTGGGAGCCGTGGCCGGCGATCTGGAAGGGCTTCTACTTCGCGGCGTCGGCCTTCACCAACACGGGCTTCGTGCCGACGGTCGAGGGCATGGCGCCGTTCGCCGAGGACGTGTGGATGCTGACGGTCATCGGCTTCGGCGTCCTCCTCGGCAGCGTCGGCTTCCCCGTGATCTTCGCCCTCGCCCGCAAGGCGCGCTTCCGCGCACGACTGTCGGTGCACGTGAAGCTCACCCTGGTCACCACCCTCGGACTGCTGGTCGTGGGCGCGGCGTTCATCGGCACCCTGGAGTGGAACCACCAGCCGACGCTCGGCTCCCAGGATCCGTGGTTCCGCCCCATCACCGCGACGTTCCTGTCGATGATGACGAGGTCGGGCGGCTTCTCGACCGTCGACGTGGCGCAGATGAACGGGTCGACCCTGCTCGGCATGGACATGCTCATGTTCGTCGGCGGCGGCTCGGCGTCGACCGCCGGCGGCATCAAGGTCACCACGCTCGCGGTGCTCTTCCTCGCGGCGTTCGCGGAGGCGCGCGGCGACCAGTCGATGAACGTCTTCGAGCGCCGCATCCCGAACGACGTGCTCCGCCTCTCGGTGAGCGTCGTGCTGTGGGGCGCGACGATCGTCGCGACCGCCGCGATCGCGGTGCTGCACATCACCAAGGAGCCGCTGGACGTCGTGCTGTTCGACACGATCTCGGCGTTCGCGACCTGCGGACTCAGCACCGACCTGCCCGCGAGGTCCCCCGATTCGGTGAAGTACATCCTGTCGGCCACGATGTGGGCCGGTCGCGTTGGTACAGTGACGCTGGCCGCGGCCCTCGCCGCGAGCCAGCGCAGGCAGTTGTTCAGGCGGCCGGAAGAGAGGCCCATCGTTGGTTGA
- a CDS encoding potassium channel family protein codes for MVDRIRHDAPVLVIGLGRFGAATAGQLDRLGREVLAIDASESLVQKWSERVTHAVVADAKSIDALRQIGAQDFSIAVCAVGSSVEASVLITANLVDLKIPQIWAKAISQSHGKILERIGANHVIYPEAEAGERTAHLVSGRMLDFIEFDDDFALVKMYPPRPIRGKNLTESGVRTKHNVTVVGVKSPGKPFTYATEQTVVSNHDLIIVSGTEGDIEKFAALE; via the coding sequence TTGGTTGACCGCATCAGACACGACGCACCGGTGCTCGTGATCGGCCTCGGCCGGTTCGGCGCCGCGACCGCCGGGCAGCTCGACCGCCTCGGCCGCGAGGTGCTCGCCATCGACGCGAGCGAGTCGCTCGTGCAGAAGTGGTCGGAGCGCGTCACCCACGCCGTCGTCGCCGACGCCAAGTCGATCGACGCGCTGCGGCAGATCGGCGCGCAGGACTTCTCGATCGCCGTCTGCGCGGTGGGCTCGTCGGTGGAGGCGTCCGTGCTCATCACCGCCAACCTGGTCGACCTCAAGATCCCCCAGATCTGGGCGAAGGCGATCAGCCAGTCGCACGGCAAGATCCTCGAGCGCATCGGCGCGAACCACGTCATCTACCCCGAGGCCGAGGCCGGTGAGCGCACCGCGCACCTCGTGAGCGGCCGCATGCTCGACTTCATCGAGTTCGACGACGACTTCGCGCTCGTGAAGATGTACCCGCCCCGGCCGATCCGCGGCAAGAACCTCACCGAGTCGGGCGTGCGCACCAAGCACAACGTCACCGTCGTCGGCGTGAAGAGCCCGGGCAAGCCGTTCACCTACGCGACCGAGCAGACGGTGGTCTCGAACCACGACCTCATCATCGTGTCGGGCACCGAGGGCGACATCGAGAAGTTCGCCGCACTCGAGTAG
- a CDS encoding helix-turn-helix domain-containing protein, whose product MSGGLADVRFLTVAEVAAIMRVSRMTVYRLVHAGELPAIRFGRSFRVPESAVVDAVHHGVADRA is encoded by the coding sequence ATGTCGGGTGGACTGGCGGACGTGCGGTTCCTCACCGTGGCGGAGGTCGCTGCCATCATGCGAGTGTCGCGCATGACCGTATACCGCCTGGTGCATGCGGGTGAGCTGCCGGCGATCCGGTTCGGGCGGTCGTTCCGCGTACCGGAGTCCGCGGTCGTCGACGCGGTGCACCACGGCGTCGCCGACCGCGCCTGA
- a CDS encoding glutaredoxin family protein, with product MSTDAPATGIRITLLGKPGCHLCDDAREVVQAVRDEVAALPDGPALAYEESSILDDEALRERYWEQIPVLLIDGEEHAHWRVDPVRLKAALLERA from the coding sequence ATGAGCACCGACGCGCCCGCCACGGGCATCCGCATCACCCTGCTGGGCAAGCCCGGCTGCCACCTCTGCGACGACGCGCGCGAGGTCGTGCAGGCGGTGCGCGACGAGGTCGCGGCACTGCCCGACGGGCCGGCCCTCGCCTACGAGGAGTCGTCCATCCTTGACGACGAGGCGCTCCGCGAGCGGTACTGGGAGCAGATCCCGGTGCTCCTCATCGACGGCGAGGAGCACGCGCACTGGCGCGTCGACCCGGTGCGGCTGAAGGCCGCCCTGCTCGAGCGCGCGTAG
- a CDS encoding 30S ribosomal protein bS22 → MGSVIKKRRKRMAKKKHRKLLRKTRHQRRNKK, encoded by the coding sequence GTGGGTTCTGTGATCAAGAAGCGTCGCAAGCGCATGGCGAAGAAGAAGCACCGCAAGCTCCTTCGCAAGACGCGCCACCAGCGCCGCAACAAGAAGTAG
- a CDS encoding PLDc N-terminal domain-containing protein: MSFWESFWDIIWVSFVIFIWIAYLMVLFTILVDIFRDHELSGWWKALWIIFLIFVPLLTALVYLIARGPSMAKRQAAQVKAAQDAQESYIRQVVTPTSAADEIAKAKALHEAGTISDAEFALLKEKALKPDSNNVA, encoded by the coding sequence ATGAGCTTCTGGGAATCGTTCTGGGACATCATCTGGGTGTCGTTCGTGATCTTCATCTGGATCGCCTACCTGATGGTGCTCTTCACCATCCTGGTCGACATCTTCCGCGACCACGAGCTCAGCGGCTGGTGGAAGGCCCTCTGGATCATCTTCCTGATCTTCGTTCCCCTCCTCACCGCGCTCGTCTACCTGATCGCCCGCGGCCCGAGCATGGCGAAGCGGCAGGCCGCGCAGGTCAAGGCCGCGCAGGACGCGCAGGAGTCCTACATCCGCCAGGTCGTGACGCCGACGAGCGCCGCGGACGAGATCGCGAAGGCGAAGGCGCTGCACGAGGCCGGCACCATCTCCGACGCCGAGTTCGCGCTCCTCAAGGAGAAGGCCCTCAAGCCGGATTCGAACAACGTGGCCTGA
- a CDS encoding ion channel protein, with amino-acid sequence MAEETAAAEVPDGTGRSDPKLLLQLSIPAIVIGIGSALVLAALDLVSEWVDRFFWDLVPGWAGVSGDDPLWIIGVLTLAGLLTGLIVRFMPGHGGEDPAAESLFPSPMAMSAVPGVALAAIITLSMGVSLGPEGPTLAINIALAAWAAKRFLPQLPIGPLTVIVVAGTVGALFGSPVGAALLVTSVAIAVPSKRPLWDRMFAPLMAAAAGSITMHFLGSYGLSAGTPSYDAPAAIDFLWGVLVLLAAIAAGLALVYGLRPLHRMFHALRNPIIPLTIGGLVLGLLGAIGGPITLFKGLEELQELTKDAAEYDGWQLAGIVLVKIVALLIAAAAGFRGGRIFPTIFIGGAIGILAVALVPAIPLPVAMAAAVLGVCLVVVRDGWLSLFIAIVVVGDIALLPMLCVLILPGWLLVARLPEMRVEEEPAG; translated from the coding sequence ATGGCCGAGGAGACGGCGGCTGCCGAGGTGCCCGACGGTACCGGGAGGTCCGACCCGAAGCTGCTGCTGCAGCTGTCGATCCCGGCGATCGTCATCGGCATCGGCTCCGCGCTGGTACTGGCGGCCCTCGACCTCGTCTCCGAGTGGGTCGACCGGTTCTTCTGGGACCTCGTGCCCGGCTGGGCGGGCGTCTCGGGCGACGATCCGCTCTGGATCATCGGCGTGCTCACGCTCGCCGGCCTGCTCACCGGGCTGATCGTGCGCTTCATGCCGGGGCACGGCGGAGAGGACCCGGCGGCCGAGTCGCTGTTCCCGTCGCCGATGGCGATGTCCGCGGTTCCCGGAGTGGCCCTCGCGGCGATCATCACGCTGTCGATGGGCGTGAGCCTCGGCCCCGAGGGGCCGACCCTCGCCATCAACATCGCGCTCGCGGCCTGGGCGGCCAAGCGGTTCCTGCCGCAGCTGCCCATCGGACCGCTCACCGTGATCGTCGTCGCCGGCACCGTGGGCGCGCTGTTCGGCTCGCCGGTCGGCGCGGCGCTGCTGGTCACGAGCGTCGCGATCGCGGTGCCCTCGAAGCGCCCGCTGTGGGACCGCATGTTCGCACCGCTCATGGCCGCGGCCGCCGGATCGATCACGATGCACTTCCTCGGCTCCTACGGGCTCTCGGCCGGCACGCCCTCGTACGATGCGCCGGCGGCGATCGACTTCCTGTGGGGCGTGCTCGTGCTGCTCGCCGCAATCGCGGCCGGACTCGCCCTCGTCTACGGCCTGCGGCCACTGCACCGCATGTTCCACGCGCTGCGGAACCCGATCATCCCGCTCACGATCGGCGGGCTCGTCCTCGGGCTGCTCGGCGCGATCGGCGGCCCCATCACGCTCTTCAAGGGGCTCGAGGAACTGCAGGAGCTCACGAAGGACGCCGCCGAATACGACGGCTGGCAACTCGCGGGCATCGTGCTCGTCAAGATCGTCGCGCTGCTCATCGCCGCCGCAGCGGGATTCCGCGGCGGACGCATCTTCCCGACCATCTTCATCGGCGGCGCGATCGGCATCCTCGCGGTCGCGCTCGTGCCCGCGATCCCGCTGCCGGTCGCGATGGCCGCGGCCGTGCTCGGCGTCTGCCTCGTGGTGGTGCGCGACGGCTGGCTGTCGCTGTTCATCGCGATCGTGGTCGTCGGCGACATCGCCCTGCTGCCCATGCTGTGCGTGCTGATCCTCCCCGGCTGGCTGCTCGTCGCGCGCCTGCCCGAGATGCGGGTCGAGGAGGAACCGGCGGGCTGA
- a CDS encoding ArsR/SmtB family transcription factor, which yields MADIFDVVADSTRREILGVLRERAETAGDGVGELSVSDIVAALGLSQPTVSKHLKVLREAGLVLVREEGQHRYYHLVAEPLEAIEDWLYPFVSGEDAGRVAELAVETLRTEQRAFAEALGKAWAETAHQVTSTTQRASTAVKGATQKLKS from the coding sequence ATGGCGGACATCTTCGACGTGGTGGCGGATTCGACCAGGCGAGAGATTCTCGGCGTGCTCCGTGAACGGGCCGAGACCGCGGGAGACGGGGTCGGCGAGCTCAGCGTCTCCGACATCGTCGCCGCGCTCGGACTCAGCCAGCCGACGGTCTCCAAGCACCTGAAGGTGCTGCGCGAGGCAGGTCTGGTGCTGGTGCGCGAGGAGGGCCAGCACCGCTACTACCACCTCGTCGCCGAGCCGCTGGAGGCGATCGAAGACTGGCTCTACCCCTTCGTGTCGGGCGAGGACGCGGGTCGCGTGGCCGAACTGGCGGTCGAGACCCTGCGCACCGAGCAGCGCGCGTTCGCCGAGGCGCTCGGCAAGGCGTGGGCTGAGACCGCCCACCAGGTCACGTCGACGACGCAGCGCGCCAGCACCGCCGTGAAGGGCGCCACGCAGAAGCTCAAGTCCTGA
- a CDS encoding cation diffusion facilitator family transporter, producing MSASGGTRAIIAAFLANLGIAITKFVAWFFSGSSSMLAEGVHSLADSGNQLLLIWGGRQAKREADQEHPFGYGRERYVYAFVVAIILFSVGGVFSIYEGIEKLADPHPLEVWWLPLLVLAIAMVLEGFSLRTAIIESNKTRGDRSWFQFVRRAKAPELPVVLLEDVAALIGLVLAFIGVGLTVITGDGVWDAIGTLCIGTLLIVVAIVLGIETKSLLVGEGANPSDVRAIEQAILAGGEIERIIHMKTLYLGPDELMVAAKVAFRADQRLLEVAVATNAIERRVREAVPVARVLYFEPDVWIDPKATPATDVIVIKGLD from the coding sequence ATGAGTGCGTCCGGCGGAACCAGAGCCATCATCGCGGCCTTCCTCGCGAACCTCGGCATCGCGATCACCAAGTTCGTCGCGTGGTTCTTCTCCGGCTCGTCGTCGATGCTCGCGGAGGGCGTGCACTCGCTCGCGGACTCGGGCAACCAGCTCCTGCTCATCTGGGGCGGGCGGCAGGCCAAGCGCGAGGCCGACCAGGAGCATCCGTTCGGCTACGGCCGCGAGCGCTACGTGTACGCCTTCGTCGTCGCGATCATCCTGTTCTCCGTCGGCGGCGTGTTCTCCATCTACGAGGGCATCGAGAAGCTCGCAGACCCGCACCCGCTCGAGGTCTGGTGGCTGCCGCTGCTGGTGCTCGCGATCGCCATGGTGCTCGAGGGCTTCTCGCTGCGCACCGCGATCATCGAGTCGAACAAGACCCGTGGCGACCGGTCGTGGTTCCAGTTCGTGCGCCGGGCGAAGGCGCCCGAGCTGCCCGTGGTGCTGCTCGAGGACGTCGCCGCGCTCATCGGCCTGGTGCTGGCGTTCATCGGCGTCGGGCTCACCGTCATCACGGGCGACGGCGTCTGGGACGCGATCGGCACCCTGTGCATCGGCACGCTGCTCATCGTCGTCGCGATCGTGCTCGGCATCGAGACCAAGAGCCTGCTGGTGGGCGAGGGCGCGAACCCCTCCGACGTGCGCGCGATCGAGCAGGCGATCCTCGCGGGCGGCGAGATCGAGCGGATCATCCACATGAAGACGCTCTACCTCGGGCCCGACGAGCTGATGGTGGCGGCGAAGGTCGCGTTCCGCGCCGACCAGCGGCTGCTCGAGGTCGCAGTGGCGACGAACGCGATCGAGCGGCGCGTGCGCGAGGCGGTGCCGGTGGCGCGCGTGCTCTACTTCGAGCCCGACGTGTGGATCGACCCGAAGGCCACGCCGGCGACCGACGTGATCGTCATCAAGGGGCTGGACTGA
- the aspS gene encoding aspartate--tRNA(Asn) ligase, with product MSTRTLVKHLAALEDGPVSVSGWVETVRDQKKVQFVILRDESGAVQLVNPAVRELAEDAAPEASARLAITEQISALAHGSFVTVTGDLKHDERVKLGGLEVKIGTLEVVTEALPETPIAADSSLDKRLDWRFLDLRNPKQALIFKIQTTLLHAWRSYWVERGFVEIQTPKLMASASESRAELFEIEYFDGKAYLAQSPQFFKQMAQVAGFGKVFEVGPAFRADPSFTSRHATEFTSVDAEMSWIDSHEDVMQMHEELLVAGFSAVKERHGDEIAELFDVEVTVPATPFPRIPLARAKEIVAERGYVVPREDEDMDPEGERQIAAYVKEEFGHEFVFLTDYASNIRPFYHMRHEGDPTLTNSYDLLFNGVEISTGAQREHRVDVLVAQAKEKGLEPEELEFYLDFFRYGAPTHGGFGMGLARVLMLMLHEASIREVTYLFRGPTRLLP from the coding sequence GTGAGCACCCGCACCCTCGTCAAGCACCTCGCCGCCCTCGAGGACGGCCCCGTCAGCGTCTCCGGATGGGTCGAGACCGTCCGCGACCAGAAGAAGGTGCAGTTCGTCATCCTGCGCGACGAGTCGGGTGCCGTGCAGCTCGTGAACCCGGCCGTGCGCGAGCTCGCGGAGGACGCCGCGCCCGAGGCATCCGCCCGCCTGGCCATCACCGAGCAGATCTCGGCGCTCGCCCACGGCTCGTTCGTGACCGTGACCGGCGACCTGAAGCACGACGAGCGCGTCAAGCTCGGCGGGCTCGAGGTGAAGATCGGCACGCTCGAGGTCGTCACCGAGGCGCTGCCCGAGACGCCGATCGCCGCCGACTCGAGCCTCGACAAGCGCCTCGACTGGCGCTTCCTCGACCTGCGCAACCCGAAGCAGGCCCTCATCTTCAAGATCCAGACGACGCTGCTGCACGCCTGGCGCAGCTACTGGGTCGAGCGCGGCTTCGTCGAGATCCAGACCCCGAAGCTCATGGCCTCCGCCTCGGAGTCGCGCGCCGAGCTGTTCGAGATCGAGTACTTCGACGGCAAGGCGTACCTGGCGCAGAGCCCGCAGTTCTTCAAGCAGATGGCGCAGGTCGCCGGCTTCGGCAAGGTCTTCGAGGTCGGCCCCGCCTTCCGCGCCGACCCCTCGTTCACCTCGCGGCACGCCACCGAGTTCACCTCGGTCGACGCCGAGATGAGCTGGATCGACTCGCACGAAGACGTGATGCAGATGCACGAGGAGCTCCTCGTCGCCGGGTTCAGCGCGGTCAAGGAGCGCCACGGCGACGAGATCGCCGAGCTGTTCGACGTCGAGGTCACGGTGCCGGCCACGCCGTTCCCGCGCATCCCGCTCGCGCGCGCCAAGGAGATCGTCGCCGAGCGCGGGTACGTCGTGCCCCGCGAGGACGAGGACATGGACCCCGAGGGCGAGCGGCAGATCGCGGCGTACGTGAAGGAGGAGTTCGGCCACGAGTTCGTGTTCCTCACCGACTACGCCTCGAACATCCGGCCGTTCTACCACATGCGCCACGAGGGCGACCCGACGCTCACGAACAGCTACGACCTGCTGTTCAACGGCGTGGAGATCTCGACCGGCGCCCAGCGCGAGCACCGCGTCGACGTGCTCGTCGCCCAGGCGAAGGAGAAGGGCCTCGAGCCCGAGGAGCTCGAGTTCTACCTCGACTTCTTCCGCTACGGCGCCCCGACCCACGGCGGGTTCGGCATGGGGCTCGCGCGCGTGCTGATGCTCATGCTGCACGAGGCGTCGATCCGCGAGGTCACCTACCTCTTCCGCGGCCCGACGCGCCTGCTGCCCTAG
- the proC gene encoding pyrroline-5-carboxylate reductase, which produces MTTSVVLPTIAFLGAGSMARAVLAGLLQPGVEVEGGVRATNRSAARAAELDEHETVTSYATETDAAANRTAVAGARIVVVAVKPGMVPDLLDEIADALEPGALVVSVAAGVTIATFEAHLPEHVRVIRSMPNTPAVVGRAVTGLSAGTRSTDEDLELAVSLFETVGRVLVVPESQLDALSTISGSGPAYVFYLIEQLTATAIAKGFTPEQAALMVEGTFRGASELLAASDDPPAELRRRVTSPNGTTERAIAVLEASGLQDVFDRATDAALARARELAAGA; this is translated from the coding sequence GTGACCACCTCCGTCGTTCTGCCCACAATCGCATTCCTGGGCGCGGGCTCGATGGCGCGCGCCGTCCTCGCCGGCCTGCTGCAGCCCGGCGTGGAGGTCGAGGGCGGGGTGCGGGCGACCAACCGCAGCGCGGCCCGGGCCGCCGAGCTCGACGAGCACGAGACGGTCACGTCGTATGCGACCGAGACGGATGCGGCCGCCAACCGCACCGCGGTGGCGGGCGCGCGCATCGTGGTCGTCGCGGTCAAGCCCGGCATGGTGCCCGACCTCCTCGACGAGATCGCGGACGCCCTCGAGCCGGGCGCGCTCGTGGTCAGCGTGGCCGCGGGCGTCACGATCGCCACGTTCGAGGCGCACCTGCCCGAGCACGTGCGCGTGATCCGCTCGATGCCGAACACCCCCGCGGTGGTCGGTCGGGCGGTGACCGGGCTCTCGGCCGGCACGCGCTCCACCGACGAGGACCTCGAGCTGGCCGTGTCCCTGTTCGAGACCGTCGGCCGGGTGCTGGTGGTTCCGGAGTCGCAGCTCGACGCGCTGTCGACGATCTCCGGCTCCGGCCCCGCCTACGTCTTCTACCTGATCGAGCAGCTCACCGCGACGGCGATCGCGAAGGGCTTCACCCCCGAGCAGGCCGCGCTCATGGTGGAGGGCACGTTCCGCGGTGCGAGCGAGCTGCTCGCGGCATCCGACGACCCGCCCGCGGAGCTCCGCCGGCGGGTCACCAGCCCGAACGGCACCACCGAGCGCGCCATCGCCGTGCTCGAGGCATCCGGCCTCCAGGACGTGTTCGACCGCGCCACCGACGCGGCGCTCGCGCGCGCCCGGGAACTCGCCGCCGGCGCCTGA